A window from Hoeflea sp. IMCC20628 encodes these proteins:
- a CDS encoding GGDEF domain-containing protein, which produces MTAGVAFLSLFFYDRKQLPALRLAGAYFFAAIGYTLIMLAEGDLPPAYRASIQLSLFTSHFLLIWGVASLYGVKFPRLAFGLTAGVAFGIIIYTYSDPSLFWLRFTATSGFVVLVDIFCGLLVWRARKYRVDMTIAAILIAQASLTFYRIIEINLSGPKPLTLDAFNGSQFASSMQTENAIFAVVIGVALFARYSVKLVTRLIRLAETDPLTGLLNRRAFETRVQRLRAASAPFPTGLILCDIDHFKRVNDTHGHDAGDVALKAVAQLLMDVSGETCVCARLGGEEFCIVLPEANEEMTRLAATRLRISVESQQIPSTGDDLRLTASFGYCVLAPGDDFGVAMAGVDAAVYQSKNDGRNRVRLAEAGKPDRALYVDQAEATG; this is translated from the coding sequence GTGACCGCCGGCGTCGCGTTCTTGTCGCTGTTTTTCTATGATCGCAAGCAATTGCCAGCGCTCAGACTGGCCGGCGCATATTTCTTTGCCGCAATCGGGTATACCCTGATCATGTTGGCCGAGGGCGATTTGCCTCCGGCCTACCGAGCATCAATCCAGCTCTCTTTGTTCACCAGTCATTTTCTGCTGATCTGGGGCGTGGCCTCGCTGTATGGCGTGAAATTTCCACGATTGGCTTTTGGGCTGACCGCCGGCGTCGCGTTCGGCATTATCATCTACACCTATTCGGACCCCTCGCTGTTCTGGCTGCGGTTTACCGCAACCAGCGGATTCGTCGTCCTTGTCGACATTTTTTGCGGTTTGCTGGTCTGGCGGGCCAGAAAATATCGCGTTGACATGACCATTGCCGCGATTCTGATCGCCCAGGCGTCGTTGACGTTCTACCGGATCATCGAGATCAATCTGTCCGGACCCAAGCCGCTGACACTGGATGCCTTCAATGGATCGCAGTTTGCGTCGTCCATGCAGACAGAGAATGCGATTTTTGCGGTTGTTATAGGTGTCGCGCTGTTTGCCCGTTACTCGGTCAAGCTGGTGACGCGTCTGATCCGCCTGGCGGAAACAGATCCATTGACAGGTCTGCTCAATCGCCGCGCCTTCGAGACCAGGGTGCAGCGGTTGCGGGCCGCATCGGCACCGTTTCCGACAGGCCTGATCCTCTGTGATATCGACCACTTCAAGCGGGTCAATGACACCCATGGTCATGACGCCGGGGATGTTGCCTTGAAAGCCGTGGCACAGCTTTTGATGGATGTGTCAGGCGAGACATGTGTCTGCGCACGGCTCGGGGGTGAAGAGTTCTGCATTGTGCTGCCGGAAGCCAACGAAGAAATGACCCGGCTGGCGGCGACAAGACTACGGATCTCGGTCGAATCGCAGCAAATTCCATCCACCGGCGACGATCTGAGACTAACGGCGAGTTTCGGCTACTGCGTGCTCGCGCCCGGTGATGATTTCGGTGTTGCCATGGCTGGAGTGGATGCGGCTGTCTATCAGTCCAAGAATGATGGTCGCAACCGTGTGCGTTTGGCGGAAGCAGGAAAGCCGGATCGG